The proteins below come from a single Halobacteriovorax sp. GB3 genomic window:
- a CDS encoding ADP-ribosyltransferase domain-containing protein has translation MFFFFLIALFFTDNSYSSTCEFQEIRNFKTAKFCLQNTKRDFSKSASKKEVIKSTITPSEFHALERYIDPDGMYINKVLWNDLKMNQIEKKRYDLLKSALSKLPSSRRLLNRGTRLSKSLLAQYKKGKTFLWKGFTSTSAFHNLYFVENVHFIIKAYNAKEVWPISIHKEEYEFLLTSFTNFKVLDVNRNEKYTEILVEEILTKNN, from the coding sequence ATGTTCTTTTTCTTCTTAATAGCCCTTTTCTTCACAGATAACTCTTATAGCAGTACTTGCGAATTTCAAGAGATAAGAAATTTTAAAACAGCTAAATTTTGTCTTCAAAATACAAAAAGAGACTTCTCAAAAAGTGCCTCCAAGAAAGAAGTTATTAAGAGCACAATTACTCCCTCTGAATTTCATGCTCTCGAAAGATATATTGACCCAGATGGCATGTATATCAACAAGGTTCTGTGGAATGACTTGAAAATGAACCAAATAGAGAAAAAAAGATATGACCTCCTTAAAAGTGCTTTAAGCAAACTTCCCTCATCACGACGACTTCTCAACAGGGGAACAAGACTTTCAAAGTCACTTCTAGCACAATATAAAAAAGGAAAAACTTTTTTATGGAAAGGTTTTACAAGTACCTCGGCTTTTCATAATCTATACTTTGTAGAAAACGTACACTTTATCATTAAGGCATACAACGCCAAAGAAGTATGGCCTATTTCAATTCATAAAGAAGAGTATGAATTTCTACTTACAAGCTTTACTAACTTTAAAGTCTTAGATGTTAATAGAAATGAAAAATATACAGAAATCCTGGTTGAAGAAATTCTTACCAAAAACAACTAA
- a CDS encoding GMC oxidoreductase, with product MIFNKLDKSITEKQYDLCIIGAGPSGITLALDISRRSSLNVLLLEAGDLNFSDSSQDFYKPHHFECKSNNELVKVADKYLSRSRMRTMGGTSTIWDGWVKPLDSIDFKGHWPISKKDLDPYYSAVSPLLGLSDRKPFDKIFNTTSLRDTTLEITKRANFKEVFLKDLAKEKGIDLYLNTAITNCSITKKTITSIDVTNGSSTYQIKAKHIVLAAGGIESTRILLNWNKEHNISNTHLGKYFHEHLIIPLEKSLYLYNDFTKKPLLSESFKRGFSLKEKIMIDNQLLNFSIYIDNLSSNQKEAPTNKAKEGKLYDALLFLEMTPVQESSITLSKLKDKFSLNKINLNWKISENDFSSIPFILKHVDTHLNLNKIGKLRQELPSDYNRSILWEAHHHMGTTRLGKSKKEGVVDKNLRSFDYENLYILSSSVYPYSGYSNPTMTLLALSIRLSNYLRNLS from the coding sequence ATGATATTCAATAAGCTTGATAAATCGATCACAGAAAAACAATATGATCTTTGTATTATTGGTGCTGGTCCAAGTGGAATAACTCTTGCCCTTGATATATCACGAAGATCATCTCTAAATGTACTACTGCTTGAAGCAGGAGATCTCAACTTCTCCGACAGCTCACAAGACTTTTATAAGCCACATCACTTTGAATGCAAATCCAATAATGAACTTGTAAAAGTGGCAGATAAATACCTCTCTCGTTCAAGAATGAGAACAATGGGCGGGACCTCTACGATATGGGATGGATGGGTAAAACCCCTCGATTCAATTGATTTTAAAGGCCATTGGCCTATTTCAAAGAAGGATCTTGATCCCTATTATAGTGCTGTTTCCCCTCTGTTAGGCTTAAGTGATCGCAAACCATTTGATAAAATTTTCAACACGACTTCACTGAGAGATACAACTCTAGAAATTACAAAGAGAGCAAACTTTAAAGAAGTTTTTCTGAAAGACTTAGCAAAAGAAAAGGGAATTGATCTCTATCTAAATACGGCCATAACAAATTGCTCAATAACTAAGAAGACTATTACTTCTATTGATGTAACAAATGGATCTAGTACCTATCAGATTAAAGCAAAGCATATCGTACTTGCAGCAGGTGGTATCGAATCAACTCGAATTCTTCTCAATTGGAACAAAGAACACAATATTTCAAACACCCATTTAGGAAAATACTTTCATGAGCATCTCATTATCCCCTTAGAGAAATCACTCTATTTATATAATGATTTTACGAAAAAGCCTCTTCTATCGGAGAGCTTTAAAAGAGGTTTTTCGCTCAAAGAAAAAATAATGATCGATAATCAATTGCTGAACTTCAGTATTTATATTGATAATCTTTCTTCTAATCAAAAAGAAGCTCCCACAAATAAAGCGAAAGAAGGCAAGCTCTATGATGCACTTCTCTTTCTTGAAATGACACCAGTTCAGGAATCATCAATCACGCTCTCAAAGCTAAAAGACAAATTTTCATTAAATAAAATCAACCTAAACTGGAAAATTTCTGAAAATGACTTTTCATCTATTCCTTTTATATTAAAGCATGTTGATACTCATTTAAATTTAAACAAAATTGGAAAATTGCGCCAAGAACTACCATCAGATTATAATCGTTCCATTCTATGGGAGGCCCATCACCATATGGGAACAACAAGATTGGGTAAAAGTAAAAAAGAAGGTGTCGTCGATAAAAACTTGAGGAGCTTCGACTATGAGAATCTATATATTCTTAGCTCATCTGTGTATCCATACTCTGGATATTCGAATCCAACAATGACTCTACTCGCCCTTTCAATAAGGCTTTCAAACTATCTTAGGAATTTATCATGA
- a CDS encoding methyl-accepting chemotaxis protein encodes MSQLLNTNNINSENEINGLLKALDRVQAIIEFDLEGNIITANDNFLSAMGYELSEVQGKHHKIFCDPQYAQSLEYKNFWKRLGEGEFNTGEFERFNKKGESIWINASYNPIFDISGKVEKVVKFATDVTEEKLRTAEFEGMINAISKSQAVIEFDLKGNILTANENFLKAMGYKLDEIIGKHHAIFCDPEYTKTSEYQAFWQKLGRGEFDAGDYKRVGKNGNEIWIHASYNPIYDMSGSPFKVVKFATDITEQKIRNADFKGQLEAIDKSQAVIEFNLDGTIIHANSNFLGAIGYTLAEIKGKHHRMFCDPEYANSADYMNFWKKLGQGEFDAGEYKRIGKNGKEIWINASYNPILDVNGNVYKVVKYATDLTKEKEAYNNLVNSFADAVEKISSSSTEITNTANEMSSDASKTLEISKVAARNSSDVSNGVQNVSASTEELSASIQELTKSSFEASQFSTEATQKTQEAGDIINELGDASEDIGAVIKVISEIAQQTNLLALNATIEAARAGESGKGFAVVASEVKELAKQTAHATESISQKIGNVQEKTKSVVVGVEEVKTIIEKLNAIAGTTASAVEEQSATTKEVSKILFDSNSGVKKISDILTEVEHSADKSADGAKGMLNLAENLNDLSIDLKMLVDNARLK; translated from the coding sequence ATGAGCCAGTTATTAAATACTAACAATATTAATTCTGAAAATGAAATTAACGGTCTTTTAAAAGCTCTTGATAGAGTGCAGGCCATTATTGAATTTGATTTAGAAGGTAATATCATTACTGCTAATGATAATTTCTTAAGTGCCATGGGTTATGAATTAAGTGAAGTACAAGGAAAGCATCACAAGATTTTTTGTGATCCCCAATATGCCCAGTCTCTCGAGTATAAGAACTTTTGGAAACGTTTAGGGGAAGGTGAATTTAACACAGGTGAGTTTGAGCGCTTTAATAAGAAAGGTGAATCTATTTGGATTAATGCTTCATATAACCCTATTTTTGACATTAGTGGAAAAGTTGAAAAAGTGGTTAAATTTGCAACAGATGTAACTGAAGAGAAACTAAGAACCGCAGAGTTTGAAGGAATGATCAATGCGATCAGTAAATCTCAGGCAGTTATTGAATTTGATTTAAAGGGAAACATTCTCACAGCGAATGAGAATTTCTTAAAGGCCATGGGCTATAAATTAGATGAGATCATTGGGAAGCACCACGCAATTTTCTGTGATCCAGAATACACAAAGACAAGTGAATACCAAGCGTTTTGGCAGAAGTTAGGACGTGGTGAATTCGATGCCGGTGATTATAAGAGAGTTGGAAAAAATGGTAACGAAATTTGGATACATGCTTCATACAATCCGATTTACGACATGTCTGGAAGCCCTTTTAAAGTTGTAAAGTTTGCAACAGACATCACTGAACAAAAAATTAGAAATGCTGATTTTAAAGGTCAACTTGAGGCCATCGATAAATCACAGGCCGTAATCGAGTTTAATCTCGATGGAACTATTATTCATGCTAATTCAAATTTTCTAGGGGCCATTGGTTATACGCTTGCAGAAATTAAAGGTAAGCATCATAGAATGTTCTGTGATCCTGAATATGCAAATTCTGCTGATTATATGAATTTTTGGAAAAAGCTCGGGCAAGGTGAGTTCGATGCTGGAGAATATAAAAGAATTGGAAAAAACGGAAAAGAAATTTGGATTAATGCCTCTTACAATCCTATTTTAGATGTAAATGGAAATGTTTATAAAGTTGTTAAATATGCGACTGATTTAACTAAAGAAAAGGAAGCCTATAATAATTTAGTCAATAGCTTTGCTGATGCCGTTGAGAAAATTAGTTCTTCATCGACAGAAATAACTAATACCGCAAATGAAATGTCGAGCGATGCTTCAAAGACTTTAGAAATATCTAAAGTTGCTGCAAGGAACTCATCAGATGTTTCAAATGGTGTGCAAAATGTAAGTGCTTCCACTGAAGAGTTAAGTGCTTCTATTCAAGAGTTAACAAAGTCTTCTTTTGAGGCCTCTCAATTCTCAACTGAAGCAACTCAAAAGACACAAGAAGCTGGAGATATTATTAATGAGCTTGGAGATGCCTCAGAGGATATTGGAGCTGTTATCAAAGTTATTAGTGAAATCGCTCAACAGACAAACCTCTTGGCCTTAAATGCTACGATTGAAGCTGCAAGAGCTGGTGAATCTGGAAAAGGTTTTGCTGTTGTTGCTAGTGAAGTTAAAGAACTTGCAAAGCAAACGGCCCATGCAACGGAGAGTATTTCTCAAAAGATTGGTAATGTCCAAGAGAAGACAAAATCTGTCGTTGTTGGAGTCGAAGAAGTTAAAACAATTATTGAAAAACTTAATGCAATTGCTGGGACGACGGCATCTGCTGTTGAAGAACAATCAGCAACGACAAAAGAAGTAAGTAAGATTCTCTTTGATTCGAATTCTGGGGTCAAAAAGATCTCTGATATCCTTACAGAAGTTGAGCATTCTGCTGATAAAAGTGCAGATGGTGCTAAGGGGATGTTAAATCTCGCTGAGAATTTAAATGATCTCTCTATTGATCTAAAAATGCTTGTTGATAATGCTAGATTAAAATAA